In Pocillopora verrucosa isolate sample1 chromosome 13, ASM3666991v2, whole genome shotgun sequence, one genomic interval encodes:
- the LOC131784954 gene encoding UDP-glucuronosyltransferase 2B1, translated as MALKAMIVQLLVALVTVNFAMSTRIAGFSPTNSGSHYFTIKKVMEELSARGHEVVLVKPANQNDPPTIGQTIPHKIFHVPFNQSYFEVFFIKTLMEHGIWKALIRFTEMQSVICEHLLNNTELIQHLRQFDVIVFERLFLCASMVADLLKIPAVVLIPSPNAPAGCSLFKVPCPLSYVPLRLAAFTSDMSFIQRVMNSVGQISFEFAVRLVKSPSERHLKEKYNIAPEKELEEVLGNAELVLILGDFALEYPQPLLPGQVMVGPITAKAEADPLPLDLANIINSSRGHGFIIASFGSYAETIISNRTFDVMAAAFGKLKQKVIWKLKGYIPSLLGPNIKVVKWIPQNDLLAHKDIKAFVSHVGHSSLYESAYHGVPVVAVPLFADQFFNARKVEHFGLGMTVDHKTATAEEFAKTMEDVMTEPSFQKNARRISRLMRDTPRTPLEKAGDWIEYLLRHGGAQHLRAQVFNIPWYQYYLLDVIAFLVALAAFVVMVIRWTCGCMFRVCFRPSSEKAKND; from the exons atggCGCTGAAAGCTATGATCGTTCAGCTGCTTGTTGCTCTTGTGACAGTAAACTTTGCGATGTCGACCAGAATTGCAGGTTTTAGCCCAACAAATTCGGGGTCCCACTATTTCACCATAAAGAAAGTTATGGAGGAATTGTCCGCGCGCGGACACGAG GTTGTGCTGGTTAAGCCTGCCAATCAAAACGATCCACCAACAATTGGACAGACAATACCACATAAGATATTCCACGTGCCATTTAACCAGtcttattttgaggtattttttattaaaactctCATGGAACATGGCATATGGAAGGCTCTAATCAGATTTACAGAGATGCAAAGTGTCATTTGTGAACACTTGTTAAATAACACTGAACTGATTCAACATCTGAGGCAGTTTGACGTGATAGTGTTTGAAAGACTTTTTTTGTGTGCTTCAATGGTGGCAGATCTTCTAAAAATTCCTGCAGTGGTTTTAATACCCTCTCCAAATGCTCCAGCAGGTTGTTCACTTTTCAAGGTTCCTTGTCCATTGTCGTATGTGCCTTTGCGTCTCGCTGCATTTACAAGTGACATGTCATTTATACAGCGTGTCATGAACTCTGTAGGTCAGATCAGTTTTGAGTTTGCTGTGCGCCTTGTGAAATCTCCAAGTGAGCGTCACCTCAAGGAAAAATATAACATTGCACCTGAGAAAGAACTTGAAGAGGTCCTCGGGAATGCTGAGTTAGTGCTCATTCTTGGAGACTTTGCACTTGAATATCCACAGCCACTTCTGCCAG gtcAGGTCATGGTGGGTCCAATCACTGCTAAAGCAGAAGCTGACCCACTTCCCCTTGACTTGGCAAACATTATCAACAGTTCAAGGGGGCATGGGTTCATTATTGCTTCTTTTGGATCATATGCAGAAACAATTATTTCTAACAGGACCTTCGATGTTATGGCTGCAGCTTTTGGAAAGTTAAAGCAGAAAGTTATATGGAAacttaaag GTTACATTCCTTCACTCCTTGGTCCAAACATCAAAGTGGTGAAGTGGATACCTCAGAATGATCTATTGGCTCACAAAGATATCAAAGCTTTTGTTTCTCATGTGGGACACAGCAGTCTCTACGAGTCAGCTTACCATGGGGTGCCTGTGGTGGCTGTTCCTCTCTTTGCTGATCAGTTTTTTAACGCCAGGAAGGTAGAGCACTTTGGATTGGGTATGACTGTGGATCACAAAACTGCGACTGCTGAGGAGTTTGCTAAGACAATGGAGGATGTGATGACTGAACCAAG TTTCCAAAAAAATGCTAGGCGCATTTCTCGTCTTATGAGAGACACTCCACGGACCCCCCTAGAGAAAGCTGGTGACTGGATAGAGTATCTACTCAGACATGGTGGGGCCCAACACCTCAGAGCTCAAGTGTTTAACATCCCTTGGTACCAATACTACTTACTTGATGTCATAGCTTTCCTTGTTGCCCTAGCTGCGTTTGTCGTCATGGTGATCAGATGGACATGTGGATGCATGTTTCGTGTGTGTTTCCGCCCGAGCAGCGAGAAAGCAAAAAACGATTGA
- the LOC131784910 gene encoding protein max isoform X2: MAKGDEGGMSDEEKEIDIESDEADKRAHHNALERKRRDHIKDSFAHLRDSIPSLQGEKASRAQILNKATDYIQFMRRKNHTHQTDIDDLKRQNGILDQQVRALEKARNSGQLSIDATTALLSSTDNILSTSPSGDGLLDGQLKQDPSSPLSIKVENNNAEITSDDEYSNRVKRRKRDI; this comes from the exons ATGGCGAAGGGAGACGAAGGAGGCATGAGCGACGAAGAGAAGGAAATCGACATCGAAAGCGACgag GCCGATAAGAGGGCTCACCACAATGCCCTAGAAAGAAAGAGACGAGATCACATAAAAGATAGTTTCGCCCATCTACGAGATTCGATACCGTCCCTTCAGGGAGAGAAG GCATCAAGAGCACAGATTTTAAACAAGGCTACAGATTACATACAATTCATGAGAAGAAAAAATCATACACATCAA acTGACATTGATGACCTCAAACGACAAAATGGCATACTTGACCAACAAG tTCGTGCTCTGGAAAAAGCTCGCAATTCAGGGCAACTTAGTATCGATGCAACAACTGCTCTGCTGTCGTCCACAGATAATATCCTTAGTACTTCACCATCAGGAGATGGGCTCCTTGATGGACAACTGAAACAAGACCCAAGCTCCCCTTTGTCAATCAAAGTGGAAAACAACAATGCAGAGATTACTTCAGATGATGAATACAGTAACAGAGTGAAGAGGAGGAAGCGTGACATTTAG
- the LOC131784909 gene encoding serine/threonine-protein phosphatase 5-like, giving the protein MADEKANGELAEEEVKAEEYKLEANKYFKEGKYDEALDLYSKAIELNPKVPAYYGNRSFCYIKTEYYGCALDDANKAIELDKKYIKAYYRRASAYMALGKFKLSLKDYEMVKKFRPKDKDANLKFTECKKIVQRQAFEKAIAVDDSKSVADSLDLDSMVVEDDYDGPRLSPEGITKEFVEDLIERFKDQKKIHKKYAYKILVEVKKIFEKQPSMVEISIPENGRFTVCGDIHGQFYDLLNVFNLNGYPSTENPYLFNGDFVDRGSFSCEVIFTLFSFKLLYPDHFFMSRGNHESVYMNQMYGFEGEVKSKYTADMSDLFTEVYNWLPLCHLINQKVLVMHGGLFKRDDVKLDELKTIDRNRQPGEEGLMCELLWSDPQPEPGRSPSKRGVGVQFGPDVTEQFCKNNNLEYIIRSHEVKPQGYEIAHDGKCITVFSAPNYCDEMGNKGAFITMGTDTKPNYTTYDAVPHPDVKPMAYANSLMSMFGFM; this is encoded by the exons ATGGCGGACGAGAAGGCAAACGGAGAATTGGCAGAGGAGGAGGTGAAGGCCGAAGAGTACAAATTAGaggcaaataaatatttcaaag AGGGGAAGTATGATGAAGCTCTTGATCTTTACTCCAAAGCTATAGAGTTGAATCCTAAAGTACCAGCTTATTATGGAAATAGAAGCTTCTGCTATATTAAGACAGAATACTATGGCTGTGCTCTTGATGATGCTAATAAAGCGATTGAACTGGACAAAAAGTACATAAAG GCATATTACAGAAGAGCATCTGCATATATGGCCCTTGGAAAATTCAAACTAAGCCTCAAGGATTATGAAATG GTGAAGAAATTTAGACCAAAAGATAAAGATGCCAATCTGAAGTTCACAGAATGCAAGAAGATTGTACAAAGACAAGCTTTTGAGAAAGCTATTGCAGTGGATGACAGCAAATCTGTGGCTGATTCTTTAGATTTAGATTCAATGG TGGTTGAAGATGACTACGATGGTCCAAGATTGAGTCCTGAGGGAATCACTAAGGAATTTGTAGAGGATCTAATTGAAAGATTTAAAGATCAGAAGAAAATACACAAGAAATATGCATACAAG attttagtAGAGGTTAAAAAGATATTTGAGAAACAGCCATCAATGGTTGAAATTTCTATCCCAGAG AATGGAAGGTTCACAGTGTGTGGTGACATACATGGGCAGTTTTATGATCTTTTAAATGTCTTCAATCTAAATGGATACCCTTCCACTGAAAATCCTTAT CTATTTAATGGAGACTTTGTTGACAGGGGATCATTTTCATGCGAAGTCATTTTTACACTTTTCAGTTTCAAACTTTTGTATCCTGATCACTTTTTTATGTCACGAG GTAACCACGAAAGTGTTTACATGAATCAAATGTATGGATTTGAAGGAGAAGTGAAGTCAAAATAT ACTGCCGATATGTCTGACCTCTTTACAGAAGTGTACAACTGGTTGCCTCTTTGTCACCTTATAAACCAGAAAGTGCTG GTTATGCATGGCGGATTGTTTAAAAGAGATGATGTTAAGCTTGATGAACTGAAAACTATCGACAGAAATAGACAGCCTGGAGAAGAAG GCCTGATGTGTGAATTGTTATGGTCGGATCCGCAGCCAGAG CCTGGTCGATCACCAAGTAAGCGTGGAGTTGGTGTACAGTTTGGCCCGGATGTAACGGAACAattctgcaaaaataacaaTCTTG AATACATCATCAGAAGTCACGAGGTTAAGCCGCAAGGCTACGAGATCGCACACGATGGGAAATGCATCACCGTCTTTTCCGCTCCAAATTATTG TGATGAAATGGGAAACAAAGGAGCGTTTATCACAATGGGAACAGACACGAAACCTAACTACACAACATACGATGCTGTG CCTCACCCAGACGTGAAACCCATGGCTTATGCGAACTCCTTGATGTCTATGTTTGGATTCATGTAA
- the LOC131784910 gene encoding protein max isoform X1, with product MAKGDEGGMSDEEKEIDIESDEEGTENVEETQFMTQADKRAHHNALERKRRDHIKDSFAHLRDSIPSLQGEKASRAQILNKATDYIQFMRRKNHTHQTDIDDLKRQNGILDQQVRALEKARNSGQLSIDATTALLSSTDNILSTSPSGDGLLDGQLKQDPSSPLSIKVENNNAEITSDDEYSNRVKRRKRDI from the exons ATGGCGAAGGGAGACGAAGGAGGCATGAGCGACGAAGAGAAGGAAATCGACATCGAAAGCGACgag GAGGGAACCGAAAATGTCGAAGAAACTCAATTCATGACCCAG GCCGATAAGAGGGCTCACCACAATGCCCTAGAAAGAAAGAGACGAGATCACATAAAAGATAGTTTCGCCCATCTACGAGATTCGATACCGTCCCTTCAGGGAGAGAAG GCATCAAGAGCACAGATTTTAAACAAGGCTACAGATTACATACAATTCATGAGAAGAAAAAATCATACACATCAA acTGACATTGATGACCTCAAACGACAAAATGGCATACTTGACCAACAAG tTCGTGCTCTGGAAAAAGCTCGCAATTCAGGGCAACTTAGTATCGATGCAACAACTGCTCTGCTGTCGTCCACAGATAATATCCTTAGTACTTCACCATCAGGAGATGGGCTCCTTGATGGACAACTGAAACAAGACCCAAGCTCCCCTTTGTCAATCAAAGTGGAAAACAACAATGCAGAGATTACTTCAGATGATGAATACAGTAACAGAGTGAAGAGGAGGAAGCGTGACATTTAG
- the LOC131784936 gene encoding alpha-(1,6)-fucosyltransferase produces MSKTTWKYVFLLVSLWLLILGYMGYQLLSVVDDANRSAVALLQKERQIELLQTQNGGLKKKLAEFQADKNKLEMEVAELRQKNSDLQRKLTAQKSSIVTPMKPHELKDKRDQDSEVAITSSVKFTPPSLEFLTIRRRAEKELKEMWYFISAEVSRIKMSASESVKSKLTKMMWTVEDMHHVLSLNFENLKSMDGQRDWVEKEHKELSDLVQRRLYHLQNPTDCDSTKKLMCQLNKGCGYGCQVHHLMYCFIVAYGLQRTLIIDSSGWRYSPKGWNGIFKPVSETCTNHQGNIAAWSESASKSEQNILMPIVDSLYPRPPYMPLAVPKDLANRIQKIHSHPFVWWIGQFAKYLFRYSPAVQEEIDQKRTLLGFKKPIVGVQVRRTDKINTEAAFHSIEEYMYWVDLFYNKLERVQPVKQRRVYLATDDANLLPEAKEKYKNYEFVSDQEISKSAGLGSRYSDSSLHGVLFDIQMLSECDFLVCTFSSQVCRVAYELMQSSQPDAAKKFQSLDDIYYFGGQSGHDVKAIYPHRAQDSTQIDLAVGDRVGIAGNHWDGYSKGVNHKTRQDGLFPSYKVEDVLEIFDFPTYDGV; encoded by the exons ATGTCAAAAACAACTTGGAAGTATGTCTTTCTTTTGGTATCGCTATGGCTGCTTATCCTTGGCTACATGGGTTATCAGCTTTTGTCCGTTGTCGACGATGCAAACCGAAGCGCTGTCGCACTTCTgcaaaaagaaagacaaatcgAACTGCTACAGACTCAGAATGGGGGACTAAAAAAGAAGTTAGCGGaatttcaagcagacaagaaTAAACTCGAAATGGAAGTAGCCGAACTTAGACAGAAGAACTCAGATCTTCAACGCAAACTAACAGCTCAGAAATCCTCGATTGTTACTCCTATGAAACCGCATGAGCTCAAAGATAAGCGTGATCAAGATTCGGAAGTAGCGATCACTTCATCGGTAAAATTTACGCCGCCTAGTCTGGAATTTTTAACGATAAGACGGAGAGCAGAGAaggaattgaaagaaatgtgGTATTTTATAAGTGCTGAGGTGAGCAGAATTAAGATGTCTGCCAGCGAAAGCGTGAAATCGAAGCTGACAAAGATGATGTGGACTGTTGAAGACATGCATCATGTTTTGTctttaaactttgaaaacttaaaatctaTGGATGGACAAAGAGATTGGGTTGAAAAGGAACATAAAGAACTTAGCGATCTTGTCCAAAGAAGACTGTATCATTTGCAGAATCCAACCGATTGCGATTCGACGAAGAAGCTGATGTGTCAGCTTAACAAAGGATGTGGTTACGGTTGCCAAGTTCACCATCTAATGTACTGTTTCATTGTTGCTTATGGCCTTCAAAGGACTCTTATAATCGACTCTAGCGGTTGGAGGTATTCGCCTAAAGGCTGGAATGGAATTTTTAAACCCGTTAGTGAAACCTGTACAAATCATCAGGGGAATATAGCGGCATGGAGCGAATCCGCGTCGAAAAgcgaacaaaatattttgatgccAATTGTCGATAGTTTATACCCCAGGCCTCCCTACATGCCGTTGGCTGTGCCTAAAGATTTGGCCAACAGAATACAGAAAATTCACAGCCATCCGTTCGTGTGGTGGATAGGGCAGTTTGCTAAATATTTATTTCGCTATTCACCTGCTGTGCAAGAAGAGATCGACCAAAAAAGAACTTTGCTTGGCTTCAAGAAACCAATTGTCGG ggtTCAAGTTCGTAGAACCGATAAAATTAACACAGAAGCAGCTTTTCACTCCATTGAAGAATACATGTATTGGGTAGACTTGTTCTATAACAAGCTAGAAAGAGTTCAACCTGTGAAACAAAGACGTGTCTATCTTGCAACAGATGATGCTAATTTATTGcctgaagcaaaagaaaa GTACAAGAACTACGAATTTGTTAGTGATCAGGAAATTTCCAAATCTGCTGGCCTTGGATCACGTTACTCTGACTCTTCTTTACATGGAGTTCTGTTTGATATTCAAATGTTATCAGAGTGTGATTTCTTGGTTTGCACCTTTTCTTCACAG GTTTGCCGTGTGGCCTATGAACTGATGCAATCATCTCAACCTGATGCTGCTAAAAAATTCCAATCCTTGGATGACATTTACTACTTTGGTGGTCAATCTGGTCATGATGTGAAAGCCATCTATCCCCATCGTGCGCAAGATTCTACTCAGATAGACTTAGCTGTGGGAGATCGTGTTGGAATTGCTGGCAATCATTGGGATGGATATTCCAAGGGTGTCAATCATAAGACTCGTCAAGATGGTCTTTTCCCATCCTACAAAGTCGAAGATgtcttggaaatttttgattTCCCAACCTATGACGGAGTATAG